In Astatotilapia calliptera unplaced genomic scaffold, fAstCal1.2 U_scaffold_1, whole genome shotgun sequence, one DNA window encodes the following:
- the LOC113017150 gene encoding sterile alpha motif domain-containing protein 3-like, with the protein MAQQWTVGEVSLWLGENELADYQQVFVDNEIDGSTLLQMTERMSERLFPKVKDQVKFLSAVEKLKDGRQHKEKHTVSALQPMFNCKVQFPPAVLTALTNKDAALKSPTKNRLKNMLIQALFDHLSNETMYPSHVQYVDLLRTVLLSFPFLKESYGSGYDALHESLRNKFKKERRPLVDVEEIEKMRQKYSVPNSGRKRSSDIQPCILLKKTKDINPLDDGEDERSTDQHVSVIKQECQKTRPNVDVIRTHLRKIQKYRTHYILQHTTEEVLREFPCLTIPVVLLEEASMLLKTDVDKKVIRGFSKLAAKLVSIAPNSNLKSLCLKSVDESQTDTERKGQMVNTAVLLLPSIFKENASHLFVINKDPHSPIPTIVLSSSDGKPLSDSTEVNVQMDGQKMILDSGEMDISLAMGIVFSLYHVYNVAYPSELKKTFCFLEAFVLNLGTLTTPVPVAVQRMANALKIS; encoded by the exons ATGGCTCAGCAGTGGACTGTTGGAGAAGTATCTCTTTGGCTTGGGGAAAATGAATTGGCAGATTATCAACAGGTCTTTGTAG ACAATGAAATCGATGGATCGACACTTCTGCAgatgactgaaagaatgagtGAGCGTCTTTTTCCAAAAGTGAAAGACCAAGTGAAATTTTTGTCTGCTGTAGAGAAGCTGAAAGA TGGAAggcaacacaaagaaaagcataCTGTGTCAGCACTCCAACCTATGTTTAACTGCAAAGTGCAGTTTCCTCCAGCTGTGCTCACTGCGTTGACCAATAAAGATGCAGCACTAAAGTCACCCACCAAGAACAGACTCAAAAACATGCTTATTCAAGCACTGTTTGACCACTTGAGTAATGAGACAAT GTATCCCTCTCATGTGCAGTATGTAGACCTTCTGAGGACTGTCCTTCtgagttttccttttttgaagGAGAGTTATGGCTCTGGATAT GATGCTCTGCATGAGTCTCTCAGGaacaagtttaaaaaggaaagaagaccACTAGTAGACGTAGAGGAAATTGAAAAAATGAGACAGAAATACTCAGTTCCAaattcaggaagaaaaagatCATCAGATATCCAGCCCTGTATCCTTTTGAAAAAAACCAAG GATATCAATCCTCTTGACGATGGGGAGGATGAAAGGAGCACCGACCAACATGTATCAGTGATTAAGCAAGAGTGCCAAAAAACTAGGCCAAATGTGGATGTCATTCGAACGCACCTCAGGAAAATACAGAAGTACAGAACACACTACATTCTTCAGCATACTACTGAAGAGGTTCTACGAGAATTCCCATGTCTCACTATCCCTGTTGTG CTTCTTGAAGAGGCTTCCATGTTACTTAAAACTGATGTGGACAAAAAAGTAATCCGAGGATTCAGTAAGTTGGCAGCGAAGCTTGTGTCAATAGCCCCAAACAGCAACCTTAAAAGCCTCTGCTTAAAATCTGTTGATGAGAGCCAGACAGACACTGAAAGAAAAG gtcagatgGTAAACACAGCTGTTCTTCTCCTGCCATCTATTTTCAAAGAAAATGCCTCTCATCTCTTCGTCATAAATAAG GATCCACACAGCCCGATACCTACAATCGTACTCAGCAGCAGTGACGGCAAGCCCTTGAGTGATTCAACTGAGGTCAATGTCCAGATGGATGGACAAAAAATGATTCTGGACAGTGGGGAAATGGACATTTCATTGGCGATGGGTATTGTCTTCTCCCTGTACCATGTCTACAATGTTGCCTATCCAAGTGAactaaaaaagacattttgctttttggaGGCATTTGTTCTCAACTTGGGAACTCTGACTACACCTGTACCAGTAGCTGTGCAAAGAATGGCAAATGCATTAAAGATCTCCTAG